From the Candidatus Zixiibacteriota bacterium genome, the window TTGAATCAAAGTCGCCACGGCATCAACGTCCACTGGTCGTTCCGGAATCAGGATTACGTCGGCTCCGCCAGCCATACCTGATTCGAGAGCTATCCACCCGGCGTGTCGTCCCATTACCTCAACGACCATGACGCGGTTATGCGCCTCCGCAGTCGTATGAATGCGGTCAATGGCTTCGGTGGCGATGCTGACAGCCGTATCAAAACCAAAAGTGCGATCGGTCCCGACAATGTCATTATCAATAGTTTTGGGAACGCCGACAACCTTAACGCCCATACCATGTAATTTTGCCGCGACGCTCAGAGTATCGTCGCCGCCGATAGCTATAAGCGCGTCGATATCATTTTTCTTTAGCATCTCGATAACTTTTTCCGGACCGCCATCAACCCTAAATGGATTGGTTCGAGACGTTTTTAGAATCGTTCCGCCTGTATGCAAAATGCCGCTGGTTGCCGCGAGGTCGAGCGTCTCAATATGCCCCTCCTCCAATAGACCTTTCCAGCCCTGATAAATTCCGTAAATAACATAGCCGTATCTTATAATACCTTTTCTGGCAATGGCCCGAATTACCGCATTAAGTCCCGGACAATCACCGCCGCCTGTTAACACACCTACCTTCAATTATTCCTCCGTTGCTGAATTTCGCAGGCAAATAAGTCAGCTTAAAGCTGTCTGTCAAGTGAAATCCCCACCAGCAAATTTGAAGCTCTAATTTAAATCAGTTTTTTGGCTCACTCCTATTTTCGAAATATATTTTCCTCTGATTGTAATCGAAAAACAGATTAAAATCATCGAGCAGTTCCAGGCCGATCAAACCCTCAATATAATCAGGTAAGGGGAACGCAATTCCTGTCTCAAATAATAAAATTTTCGGGTTCATGAAAACGAGTCGATCGATTTTTATCGAGTCAAGTCGGGCCGTTTTTACCCGTTCTACGCCGCCAATCCCGGTTATACTTGATTTTAGGTTCAACGAATCGAATTTATTTTTCAAGCCGGGATATACTTTCGAATTTTCTCTTAATACATATTCAACCTGCGCCCCAAGATCAATTGCCGTTCGAGTAATTATTCCATTGACTTCGACATTAATCAAAGGCAATTGAAATTGAATTTCCAGATTGACAGGTATTCCTCCTGGATTTTTGGGAGCAGAATCTTCTTGATACACAGTTATAATGCCGCGATCAAAATCAATTTTAAGAGGGAATCGAGAAATGAAATCATACCCCAGAATACCATCGATTCTCTTAAATAATTGCTCGGTTTTGGATTCAGAGTTAAAAATCCCAATACGGTTATAATTTAGAGTAAGATTTTCAATATTAATCGAATCGATCTCTACGATATTAATACTGTTCAGTCCGCCCACTCCCCTGGCCGGCAATGCGCCAAAAGGTTTCAATCCCAGCGCACTTACCATTCCGGGCGACAAAAGACTGCTACCAGCCCCGCTATCGAGCATAAAATCAAAAGGCCCCTGTCCATTCACATAAGTCTTTATTGTAATATGCCCCCGGTTGAGAGAAAATGGTACTTCCGCGTAGTTCTTATCATTTCCAAAACCGTAAATATCATCGTTTCCGGATGGATTTGAAAAAATGGTGTCGGGAATCTCAACATTCAGAAAAACCGAATCCAATCGAGAATTGATTTGAAAAGGTGTACCGACAGCTTCAGAAACGGATTCAAAAGCCATCATAATACCATCTACTTTGCGGTAGTCTTTATAGGAGGTTTGCATCTTCAATCCGGATAAAAATCCCAAACGATAGTCTATTAATCCCGATTTGTGATTTATAAAAATAAAAATCGAGTCTCCCCCTTCCGGGAATAATCCGAAGTGATGATAATTTGCACCATTGATTAAAGTATCGCCTCGATATTCAGTTCGACCCGGATTGCGATTGGGGAAAAGATATGAATATGTGCTGATATAGGCGTCATTGTAGAACGGCTTAAGCTCTTCGGGCGAATTGGCTCTTATGGCTCCGTTAATATCGGTCGTCCAACCCTGAATTCCGTCAGTCGCCACTATAATCGAGGCCGACCCCATATCATATTGGATTAAGGATTGGTATGGAAATTTAATGAACACTTTTAGTTTGGCCGGGTTCCCCATATACTCAACGGTAGCGTATCCCTTCATTGAGTATATTGGGGCGACATTTTCTCTGCCCCCCATCGCGTCTAAATGCAATTTGAGAATATCTTCGGCGTTATCGGCAAATATCCCGCTTGCAAGACATGCAAACATGGATACTAATTTTATGATCATATAAGGAAAACGTTTCAAATTACTACTTCCAATCATGAGTATTTATTCCGTTAATAATCCTGCCAGCGTCGATCCGCGAGGACCAAAAGCCCGATAATAACCCAGAAAAATACAAGGGATGTCCCGCCATAACTAACAAACGGCAGGGGCAAACCGGTTACGGGCATAAGCCCCAGAGTCATTCCGAGATTAACCAGCATTTGGAAAAATATTATCGTCACCGCTCCCCAGGAAACCATGCCCATAAACATAGATCGGCATTTTATGGCTATCCGCATCCCCCTGATTAGAATAAATCCAAAAAGTATTAACATCACCAGGCCTCCCACAAAGCCCAGTTCTTCGCCAAGCACTGAAAAAACAAAATCCGTATGCCTGACGGGTAAATATTCCAGACGGGTTTGAGAGCCGTCAAGATATCCTTTGCCGAGAATTCCTCCGGAGCCGATAGAAATTATCGATTGGATAATTTGATAACCGGCACGATGCGGATCGCGACCCGGATCAAGAAATATTAAAATTCTCATTTTTTGATACTCAGCCAGTTTATTCCAGACCAGGGGGGTCATCACCCCGAAAGCCAAATTGATTATTGTCATCAGAACGCTGAATAGCAATCCGGGACGACCGAATATCAAAATTATTAATAGAATCGTCAGATAAATTACCCATGCAATCCAGTGAAATGCGGCCACAAGCGAAATCAACGGAGAAATTACCAGAAATAAATAAAGCGGGGATAAACCGGAAAAAAACCATAGGGAGAAAAGCAATACAAAAAATACAAGTGACGTTCCCAAATCCGGTTGCTTTAATATTAGAGCAACTGGCACGGCAACAATTATAAATGAAAAGAACAATCGTTTGACCGATTCAGGGGGCAATTTGGAATAAGCGAAATATCGAGCTAAAGCCAAAAGAACCGCCACCTTCGCAAATTCGGATGGTTGAAAATTAATCGGACCAATTGAAAACCAGCGCGACACCCCCGTTTTTGCTCCAACTAATAACACCGTGATAAGCAATAAAACAATTACGGCGTAAAAAATGTATGCTCCGAAATCATAAAATCGTTGAGGAAGATTCACGACTATGGCAAACGCGATGAGCGCAATAACAAGCCAAATCATTTGTTTGATATAAAAATCCCGTGCGCCGGGATCATCGCTGTAATATTGCGCCGAAAATATAAGTAAAAGGCCAAACAATGATAGAAGCATTGCCGCGGCGACGAGCTTCCAGTCAAACTCATATGATTTTATCACCGGAATGGCCATTATCAATTTGCCTTTGTCAATTTATAGTCATCTGTCAGCAAATTATGTTTTTCCAGATATGTTTGAATAATCTTTTTTACGGCGGGAGCGGCATGATCGGAACCGTGCCCCGCGTTTTCAATGATGACACAAGCTACAATCGCGGGATTGTCCGCTGGCGCGAACCCGACAAACCAGGAATGATTTTCACCATGTGGATTTTGAGCGGTACCGGTTTTCCCGGCCATGGTTGTTCCCTTAATTTTCGATCCCCGTGCGGTTCCTTTTTCGCCATGAACGACTCCGACGATTGCTTCATTTAATATATCAAGAGTATTTTGAGAAAACGGAAGATAAAATGAAAATTCTCCGCCCCGTGAAGTCTCCCGGCCATCCGGACCGATTTCCGATTTTAGCATATGCGGTTTATAAACTCGACCGTTATTGGCTATTCCGCAATAAAACTGGGCCAATTGCAACGGCGTCGCCAGAATCTCACCCTGTCCGATAGCCAGATTCAATAGTACCGCCAGCGTCCATTGGTCCTTTCCGATGCGATTATCATACCATTCTTTATTGGGAGTATTTCCCGCGGCTTCAATCGGTAAATCGATCCCTGTCTTTTTTCCAAACCCGCATGCCTGCGAAAAACGAAAATATTCTTCCAATCCCAGTTGATAGCCGAGTTGATAAAAATAGACATCGCACGATTGCTCTATAGCCTGAACTATATTTGTTTTCGCATGACCGGACTTATTCCAGCATCCAAAGGGCCTGATTCCGAA encodes:
- a CDS encoding retropepsin-like aspartic protease; this encodes MKRFPYMIIKLVSMFACLASGIFADNAEDILKLHLDAMGGRENVAPIYSMKGYATVEYMGNPAKLKVFIKFPYQSLIQYDMGSASIIVATDGIQGWTTDINGAIRANSPEELKPFYNDAYISTYSYLFPNRNPGRTEYRGDTLINGANYHHFGLFPEGGDSIFIFINHKSGLIDYRLGFLSGLKMQTSYKDYRKVDGIMMAFESVSEAVGTPFQINSRLDSVFLNVEIPDTIFSNPSGNDDIYGFGNDKNYAEVPFSLNRGHITIKTYVNGQGPFDFMLDSGAGSSLLSPGMVSALGLKPFGALPARGVGGLNSINIVEIDSINIENLTLNYNRIGIFNSESKTEQLFKRIDGILGYDFISRFPLKIDFDRGIITVYQEDSAPKNPGGIPVNLEIQFQLPLINVEVNGIITRTAIDLGAQVEYVLRENSKVYPGLKNKFDSLNLKSSITGIGGVERVKTARLDSIKIDRLVFMNPKILLFETGIAFPLPDYIEGLIGLELLDDFNLFFDYNQRKIYFENRSEPKN
- the rodA gene encoding rod shape-determining protein RodA — encoded protein: MAIPVIKSYEFDWKLVAAAMLLSLFGLLLIFSAQYYSDDPGARDFYIKQMIWLVIALIAFAIVVNLPQRFYDFGAYIFYAVIVLLLITVLLVGAKTGVSRWFSIGPINFQPSEFAKVAVLLALARYFAYSKLPPESVKRLFFSFIIVAVPVALILKQPDLGTSLVFFVLLFSLWFFSGLSPLYLFLVISPLISLVAAFHWIAWVIYLTILLIILIFGRPGLLFSVLMTIINLAFGVMTPLVWNKLAEYQKMRILIFLDPGRDPHRAGYQIIQSIISIGSGGILGKGYLDGSQTRLEYLPVRHTDFVFSVLGEELGFVGGLVMLILFGFILIRGMRIAIKCRSMFMGMVSWGAVTIIFFQMLVNLGMTLGLMPVTGLPLPFVSYGGTSLVFFWVIIGLLVLADRRWQDY
- a CDS encoding 6-phosphofructokinase, whose product is MKVGVLTGGGDCPGLNAVIRAIARKGIIRYGYVIYGIYQGWKGLLEEGHIETLDLAATSGILHTGGTILKTSRTNPFRVDGGPEKVIEMLKKNDIDALIAIGGDDTLSVAAKLHGMGVKVVGVPKTIDNDIVGTDRTFGFDTAVSIATEAIDRIHTTAEAHNRVMVVEVMGRHAGWIALESGMAGGADVILIPERPVDVDAVATLIQRRHGRGKDFSIVVVAEGAKVKTAEHPEGQFVTQDDSLDQFGNIRLGGISNYIAHELEKQLGYESRVVILGHIQRGGSPTAFDRMLATRYGISAIDMINQEKFGYFTALHGNNIVPVSLEEAAGKTRMVDNDLYEMAEVFFG